Proteins from one Streptomyces genisteinicus genomic window:
- a CDS encoding hemolysin family protein — protein MTEVLLLAVAVLLSLACGVFVAAEFSLTTVERGELERAAERGERGAAGALKAVRSLTFQLSGAQLGITVTNLVVGMLSEPSIAALIRGPVEDLGLSPSVASSVALVIGTALSTVVLMVVGELVPKNWAISSPLAVAKVVAPPQRFFTAAFRPLIGHLNSTANRIVTRLGMEPTEELASARSPKELVALARHSAKAGALEADTAELFVRTLNLADLTAENVMTPRVQVMALDASATAEDVANATRATGLSRFPVYRGSLDTVVGIAHIKDVLALPAGERPRRRVSDLLREPVLVPETLTVDRLLDRLSGRSAMAVVIDEYGGTAGVVTLEDIVEEVVGEVRDEHDPHETPDLARAGEDADGRLLWSADGAARTDQLATIGLDVPDGPYETLAGVVATELGRIPAEGDRIDLAGWRLDVVDAAGRRAARVLMHAPLAGDGAEDGGLTEEAGR, from the coding sequence ATGACCGAAGTGCTCCTGCTCGCCGTGGCGGTGCTGCTCTCACTGGCCTGCGGTGTCTTCGTCGCGGCGGAGTTCTCGCTCACCACCGTCGAACGCGGCGAGCTCGAACGCGCCGCCGAGCGGGGCGAGCGGGGCGCGGCCGGCGCCCTGAAGGCCGTCCGCAGCCTCACGTTCCAGCTCTCCGGCGCCCAGCTCGGCATCACCGTGACCAACCTCGTCGTGGGCATGCTCTCCGAGCCGTCCATCGCCGCGCTCATCCGCGGGCCGGTGGAGGACCTGGGCCTGTCCCCCTCCGTCGCCTCGTCGGTGGCGCTGGTCATCGGCACCGCCCTGTCCACGGTCGTGCTGATGGTGGTGGGCGAGCTGGTGCCCAAGAACTGGGCCATCTCCTCGCCGCTGGCCGTGGCGAAGGTGGTCGCGCCGCCGCAGCGGTTCTTCACCGCCGCCTTCCGCCCGCTGATCGGGCACCTCAACAGCACCGCCAACCGGATCGTGACACGGCTCGGGATGGAGCCCACCGAGGAGCTGGCGTCCGCGCGCAGCCCCAAGGAGCTGGTGGCGCTCGCCCGGCACTCGGCGAAGGCCGGGGCGCTGGAGGCGGACACGGCCGAGCTCTTCGTCCGGACGCTGAACCTCGCGGATCTCACGGCCGAGAACGTGATGACGCCGCGGGTCCAGGTGATGGCCCTGGACGCGTCGGCGACCGCCGAGGACGTCGCGAACGCGACCCGGGCGACCGGCCTCTCCCGCTTCCCCGTGTACCGGGGCAGCCTGGACACGGTCGTGGGCATCGCGCACATCAAGGACGTGTTGGCCCTGCCCGCCGGCGAACGGCCGCGCCGGCGGGTGTCGGACCTGCTGCGCGAGCCGGTGCTCGTGCCGGAGACGCTCACCGTCGACCGGCTGCTCGACCGCCTCTCGGGCCGTTCGGCGATGGCCGTGGTGATCGACGAGTACGGCGGGACCGCGGGCGTCGTCACGCTGGAGGACATCGTCGAGGAGGTCGTCGGCGAGGTGCGGGACGAGCACGACCCGCACGAGACGCCCGACCTGGCGCGGGCGGGCGAGGACGCCGACGGCCGCCTGCTCTGGTCCGCCGACGGCGCCGCCCGCACGGACCAGCTCGCGACGATCGGCCTGGACGTCCCGGACGGGCCCTACGAGACGCTCGCCGGGGTCGTCGCCACCGAACTGGGCCGCATCCCGGCCGAGGGCGACCGCATCGACCTCGCGGGCTGGCGCCTCGACGTGGTCGACGCCGCCGGGCGGCGGGCCGCCCGGGTCCTGATGCACGCGCCGCTCGCCGGTGACGGCGCCGAGGACGGCGGACTCACCGAGGAGGCCGGACGATGA
- a CDS encoding hemolysin family protein yields the protein MTGIQLFIGLLTLVVNAFFVGAEFALISVRRSQVEPEAQAGNRRARSVLWALEHVSALLAAAQLGITLCTLVLGIVAEPAIAHLLEPVFDAIGVPHGAVHPISFVIALALATYLHMLLGEMVPKNIALAEPVRSALLLGPPLVALARALRPVIFTINALANGLLKLLRVEPKDEVSATFSDDELASLVQDSGEAGLLDDRAAERLRDALELGRRPVRDVVMPVEQVVYAKAGTTPEQLERLSVESGFSRFPVIDTGRRILGYLHVKDALDATPRDLPFPVTAMRPIARVRATTPLDDVLTAMRRSRTHLAAVLDEDGRPEGLVTMEDILRELVGRPSR from the coding sequence ATGACCGGGATCCAGTTGTTCATCGGCCTGCTCACCCTGGTCGTCAACGCCTTCTTCGTCGGCGCCGAGTTCGCGCTGATCTCCGTGCGCCGCAGCCAGGTCGAGCCGGAGGCGCAGGCGGGCAACCGTCGCGCGCGCAGCGTGCTGTGGGCCCTGGAGCACGTGTCGGCGCTGCTGGCGGCGGCCCAACTGGGCATCACGCTGTGCACCCTGGTGCTCGGCATCGTGGCCGAACCGGCCATCGCCCACCTGCTGGAACCGGTCTTCGACGCGATCGGCGTGCCGCACGGCGCGGTGCACCCGATCTCGTTCGTCATCGCCCTGGCGCTCGCCACCTACCTGCACATGCTGCTCGGCGAGATGGTGCCGAAGAACATCGCGCTCGCGGAGCCGGTGCGCTCGGCACTGCTGCTCGGTCCGCCGCTGGTGGCGCTGGCCCGGGCGCTGCGTCCGGTGATCTTCACCATCAACGCGCTGGCCAACGGTCTGCTGAAGCTGCTGCGGGTGGAGCCGAAGGACGAGGTGTCGGCCACGTTCTCGGACGACGAGCTCGCCTCGCTCGTCCAGGACTCAGGCGAGGCCGGGCTCCTCGACGACCGTGCCGCGGAACGTCTGCGCGACGCCCTGGAGCTGGGCCGCCGTCCGGTGCGCGACGTGGTGATGCCGGTCGAGCAGGTCGTCTACGCGAAGGCCGGGACCACACCGGAGCAGCTGGAGCGGCTGTCGGTCGAGTCGGGGTTCTCGCGGTTCCCGGTGATCGACACCGGGCGGCGCATCCTCGGCTACCTGCACGTGAAGGACGCCCTGGACGCCACTCCCCGGGATCTTCCGTTCCCCGTGACGGCGATGCGCCCGATCGCCCGGGTGCGGGCGACGACGCCGCTGGACGACGTGCTCACGGCGATGCGGCGCAGCCGGACGCACCTGGCCGCCGTGCTCGACGAGGACGGCCGGCCGGAGGGTCTGGTGACCATGGAGGACATCCTCCGCGAGCTGGTCGGCCGCCCGTCGCGCTGA
- a CDS encoding maleylpyruvate isomerase family mycothiol-dependent enzyme — MSDALLNTLAEALADVVATIDTCDDETLDPDTAVKWLETTGSLLDRLPPSDRRSLGRLLRRAAGRSPAGPWRETLLRLPESFGLDDDQHELYCEAIEHTVRRFTAVVRDVDPATPVTTCPGWTFADLVRHHGATHRWAAHVVGVRACEPVSARDVPLALPADPSGLPAWTAESAGLSLAVLRKVDPEAPIWSCGADQHVAAYARRLLFEAVVHLADAELSLGREPDIAAGTAADGVEEFLENLPHLPRLARLVAALPAGTVRLTAADTGAAWTVAFGPDGFSWTRTAGPAPSAEVTGTAADLLLFVHGRRAPGDRRLTVAGDPAVVESWRAATVF, encoded by the coding sequence GTGAGCGATGCCCTGCTCAACACGCTGGCGGAGGCGCTGGCGGACGTGGTGGCCACGATCGACACCTGCGACGACGAGACACTCGACCCGGACACCGCCGTGAAGTGGCTGGAGACCACCGGCTCCCTGCTGGACAGACTCCCCCCGTCGGACCGCAGGAGTCTCGGACGCCTCCTGCGCCGGGCGGCCGGCCGCAGCCCCGCCGGCCCCTGGCGCGAGACGCTGCTGCGGCTGCCGGAGAGCTTCGGCCTCGACGACGACCAGCACGAGCTCTACTGCGAGGCGATCGAGCACACGGTACGGCGGTTCACCGCGGTGGTCCGCGACGTGGACCCGGCCACCCCGGTCACGACCTGCCCCGGCTGGACCTTCGCCGACCTCGTCCGGCACCACGGCGCCACCCACCGCTGGGCGGCCCACGTGGTGGGCGTGCGGGCCTGTGAGCCGGTCTCGGCCCGTGACGTGCCCCTCGCCCTCCCCGCCGACCCGTCCGGCCTCCCGGCGTGGACGGCCGAGTCCGCCGGACTCTCGCTCGCCGTCCTGCGCAAGGTCGACCCGGAGGCGCCGATCTGGTCGTGCGGAGCCGACCAGCACGTCGCCGCCTACGCCCGCCGCCTGCTCTTCGAGGCGGTCGTGCACCTCGCCGACGCGGAGCTCTCCCTCGGCAGGGAACCGGACATCGCGGCGGGCACGGCGGCCGACGGGGTCGAGGAGTTCCTGGAGAACCTGCCGCACCTGCCGCGCCTCGCCCGGCTGGTGGCCGCGCTCCCGGCGGGCACCGTACGCCTGACCGCCGCCGACACCGGCGCGGCCTGGACCGTCGCCTTCGGGCCCGACGGCTTCTCCTGGACCCGGACCGCGGGGCCCGCACCCTCGGCGGAGGTGACCGGCACCGCCGCCGACCTGCTGCTCTTCGTCCACGGGCGCCGTGCGCCCGGGGACCGGCGCCTGACGGTGGCCGGCGATCCGGCCGTGGTGGAGAGCTGGCGCGCGGCGACCGTGTTCTGA
- a CDS encoding SGNH/GDSL hydrolase family protein, which translates to MEMNANYTSFVAVGDSFTEGMSDLLPDGSYRGWADLLAARLAARTPGFAYANLAVRGKLIGQIVEEQVGVAAAMRADVVTLVGGLNDTLRPKCDMGRVRGLLDQAVETLAPSCGTLVLMRSPGRSGPVQQRFRPRMEELFAHIDTLAARHGALVVDLYGAEVLADQRMWDVDRLHLTAEGHRRVAEAVWQTLGLDAEDDWRAGLPPAVLPGWGVRRIADLRFARQHLGPWIGRRLTGRSSGDGRPAKRPELAPYEAAAAAAERDGHLPGTGPAPSDRS; encoded by the coding sequence ATGGAGATGAATGCCAACTACACCAGTTTCGTCGCGGTCGGTGACTCGTTCACCGAGGGCATGTCGGACCTCCTGCCCGACGGCAGCTACCGCGGCTGGGCCGACCTGCTCGCCGCCCGCCTGGCCGCCCGCACCCCCGGCTTCGCCTACGCCAACCTCGCCGTGCGCGGCAAGCTCATCGGCCAGATCGTCGAGGAGCAGGTCGGCGTGGCCGCGGCCATGCGCGCCGACGTGGTCACCCTGGTCGGCGGCCTCAACGACACCCTGCGCCCCAAGTGCGACATGGGCCGGGTCCGCGGGCTGCTCGACCAGGCGGTGGAGACGCTCGCCCCCTCCTGCGGCACGCTGGTGCTGATGCGCTCCCCCGGCCGCAGCGGCCCCGTGCAGCAGCGCTTCCGGCCGCGGATGGAGGAGCTGTTCGCGCACATCGACACCCTCGCCGCCCGCCACGGCGCGCTCGTCGTCGACCTGTACGGCGCCGAGGTGCTGGCCGACCAGCGGATGTGGGACGTCGACCGGCTCCACCTCACGGCCGAGGGGCACCGCCGGGTCGCCGAGGCCGTCTGGCAGACCCTCGGACTCGACGCCGAGGACGACTGGCGGGCGGGGCTGCCCCCGGCCGTCCTGCCCGGGTGGGGAGTGCGCCGGATCGCGGACCTGCGCTTCGCCCGTCAGCATCTCGGGCCGTGGATCGGGCGCCGGCTCACCGGCCGCTCGTCCGGCGACGGCCGCCCGGCCAAGCGTCCCGAGCTGGCTCCCTACGAGGCGGCCGCCGCGGCGGCGGAGCGGGACGGGCACCTGCCCGGCACCGGTCCGGCGCCCTCGGACCGTTCGTAG
- the purB gene encoding adenylosuccinate lyase codes for MTAVSAKPRIPNVLAGRYASAELAVLWSPEEKVRLERRLWLAVLRAQKDLGIDVPDAALDDYERVLETVDLGSIAEREKVTRHDVKARIEEFNALAGHEHVHKGMTSRDLTENVEQLQIRLSLELVRDRTVAVLARLGKLSGEYAELVMAGRSHNVAAQATTLGKRFATAADELLVAYARLEDLLGRYPLRGIKGPVGTAQDMLDLLGGDAAKLAELEQRIAGHLGFAQAFTSVGQVYPRSLDYDVVSALVQLAAAPSSVAKTIRLMAGHELVTEGFKPGQVGSSAMPHKMNTRSCERVNGLTVILRGYASMTGELAGDQWNEGDVSCSVVRRVALPDAFFALDGLLETFLTVLDEFGAFPAVVARELDRYLPFLATTKVLMGAVRAGVGREVAHEAIKEHAVASALAMREQGAERNELLDRLAGDGRIPLDRAQLDELMADKLSFTGGAAGQVAAVVSRIEEIVKQHPQAALYAPGAIL; via the coding sequence GTGACTGCTGTGTCTGCGAAGCCTCGCATCCCCAATGTCCTGGCCGGCCGCTACGCCTCCGCGGAGCTCGCCGTCCTCTGGTCCCCCGAGGAGAAGGTCCGCCTCGAGCGCCGGCTCTGGCTCGCCGTCCTGCGCGCCCAGAAGGACCTCGGGATCGACGTCCCGGACGCGGCGCTCGACGACTACGAGCGGGTGCTGGAGACGGTCGACCTGGGGTCGATCGCCGAGCGCGAGAAGGTCACCCGGCACGATGTGAAGGCCCGGATCGAGGAGTTCAACGCCCTCGCCGGCCACGAGCACGTCCACAAGGGCATGACCTCGCGTGATCTGACGGAGAACGTCGAGCAGCTCCAGATCCGGCTCTCGCTGGAGCTGGTGCGCGACCGCACGGTCGCCGTGCTGGCACGGCTCGGCAAGCTGTCCGGCGAGTACGCCGAGCTCGTCATGGCCGGCCGCTCGCACAACGTGGCCGCGCAGGCCACCACCCTGGGCAAGCGCTTCGCCACCGCCGCCGACGAACTGCTCGTCGCCTACGCCCGGCTGGAGGACCTTCTCGGCCGGTACCCGCTGCGCGGGATCAAGGGCCCGGTCGGCACCGCGCAGGACATGCTCGACCTGCTGGGCGGCGACGCCGCGAAGCTGGCCGAGCTGGAGCAGCGCATCGCGGGCCACCTCGGCTTCGCACAGGCGTTCACCTCGGTGGGCCAGGTCTACCCGCGCTCGCTCGACTACGACGTGGTCTCCGCGCTGGTGCAGCTGGCCGCCGCCCCGTCCTCCGTCGCGAAGACGATCCGGCTGATGGCCGGCCACGAACTGGTGACCGAGGGCTTCAAGCCCGGCCAGGTCGGCTCGTCCGCGATGCCGCACAAGATGAACACGCGCTCCTGCGAGCGGGTCAACGGTCTGACGGTCATCCTGCGCGGTTACGCCTCGATGACCGGCGAGCTCGCCGGCGACCAGTGGAACGAGGGCGACGTCTCCTGCTCGGTGGTGCGGCGCGTGGCGCTGCCCGACGCGTTCTTCGCGCTGGACGGTCTGCTGGAGACCTTCCTGACCGTGCTCGACGAGTTCGGCGCCTTCCCGGCCGTGGTGGCCCGGGAGCTCGACCGCTACCTGCCCTTCCTCGCGACGACCAAGGTCCTGATGGGCGCGGTCCGCGCCGGTGTCGGCCGGGAGGTCGCGCACGAGGCCATCAAGGAGCACGCCGTCGCCTCCGCCCTGGCCATGCGCGAGCAGGGCGCGGAGCGCAACGAACTGCTCGACAGGCTGGCCGGCGACGGGCGCATCCCGCTGGACCGGGCGCAGCTCGACGAGCTGATGGCGGACAAGCTGTCGTTCACCGGCGGTGCCGCGGGCCAGGTCGCGGCCGTGGTCTCCCGGATCGAGGAGATCGTGAAGCAGCACCCGCAGGCAGCGCTCTACGCGCCGGGAGCGATCCTCTGA
- the mug gene encoding G/U mismatch-specific DNA glycosylase, protein MTRFSPAELEAARDRLVPDVVADGLRVLFCGINPGLTTAVTGHHFARPGNRFWPVLHRSGFTPRQLAPGEQGLLPSLGLGITNVVARATAHADELTAEEYREGGRVLTAKVERLRPRWLAVVGITAYRTAFGERSAAVGPQERRIGDTRIWVLPNPSGLNAHWTLRTMADAYEELRLAAEESGSAAPRR, encoded by the coding sequence CTGACGAGGTTCTCCCCCGCGGAGCTGGAGGCCGCCCGCGACCGGCTCGTGCCGGACGTGGTCGCGGACGGCCTCCGGGTGCTGTTCTGCGGGATCAACCCCGGTCTGACGACCGCCGTGACCGGGCACCACTTCGCCCGTCCGGGCAACCGGTTCTGGCCGGTGCTGCACCGGTCCGGTTTCACGCCCCGGCAGCTGGCGCCGGGGGAACAGGGGCTGCTGCCCTCGCTCGGCCTCGGCATCACCAACGTGGTGGCCCGTGCGACGGCCCACGCCGACGAGCTGACGGCCGAGGAGTACCGCGAGGGCGGCCGGGTGCTCACCGCGAAGGTGGAGCGGCTGCGGCCCCGGTGGCTGGCGGTCGTCGGCATCACCGCGTACCGCACGGCCTTCGGGGAGCGGTCCGCTGCGGTCGGCCCGCAGGAGCGGCGGATCGGCGACACCCGGATCTGGGTGCTGCCCAACCCGAGCGGGCTCAACGCCCACTGGACGCTGCGGACGATGGCGGACGCCTACGAGGAACTGCGCCTGGCGGCGGAGGAGTCCGGGAGCGCGGCGCCACGGCGCTGA
- a CDS encoding ROK family transcriptional regulator, whose amino-acid sequence MGRLTGGDPSLLRRINSAVVLHSLRGAQSPTLTDLTRITGLSRPTVEGVVEGLVEAGLVVESVPEEGEARRQGRPARRYRFRAEAGHLLGIEIGAHRVAVLISGLDGRIIGAGSRDVSETASADDRLDRVRSVVADVLRRTGVARSSLRAVGVGSPGIVEADGTVRLSTALPGWTGLPLGERLSRSFRCPVLVENDANAAAVAEHWKGAARDSDDIVFVLAGLSPGAGSLIGGRLHRGFGGAAGEIGALHLLGREVTPETLLSTTDEPLPPLDEQAVAEVFALAREGDEQACKAVDRYNQRLVHDVAALVLALDPELVVIGGWAAGLDGVLAPLRTELSRYCLRPPQVTLSMLGEAAVATGALRVALDHVEEQLFAVEGTATARR is encoded by the coding sequence GTGGGGCGGCTGACCGGCGGAGATCCTTCCCTGCTGCGGCGTATCAACTCGGCCGTGGTGCTGCACTCCCTGCGGGGCGCGCAATCCCCCACCCTGACCGACCTCACCCGCATCACGGGTTTGTCGCGCCCCACGGTCGAGGGCGTGGTCGAGGGACTCGTCGAGGCCGGACTGGTCGTGGAGAGCGTTCCCGAGGAGGGCGAGGCACGGCGCCAGGGGCGCCCGGCGCGCCGCTACCGCTTCCGTGCGGAGGCCGGCCATCTGCTGGGCATCGAGATCGGCGCCCACCGTGTCGCGGTCCTGATCTCCGGCCTGGACGGCCGGATCATCGGCGCCGGCTCCCGGGACGTGTCGGAGACGGCGAGCGCGGACGACCGGCTGGACCGCGTGCGGTCGGTCGTGGCCGACGTGCTGCGCAGGACGGGCGTGGCCCGGAGCAGCCTGCGCGCGGTCGGCGTCGGGTCGCCGGGGATCGTGGAGGCCGACGGCACGGTACGCCTGTCGACGGCCCTGCCGGGCTGGACCGGCCTGCCGCTCGGGGAGCGGCTGAGCCGCTCGTTCCGCTGCCCGGTGCTGGTCGAGAACGACGCGAACGCGGCGGCCGTGGCCGAGCACTGGAAAGGGGCCGCGCGGGATTCGGACGACATCGTGTTCGTCCTCGCCGGGCTCAGCCCGGGAGCGGGGTCGCTGATCGGCGGACGGCTGCACCGGGGCTTCGGCGGCGCGGCGGGCGAGATCGGGGCGCTCCACCTGCTGGGCCGCGAGGTCACCCCCGAGACGCTGTTGTCGACGACGGACGAGCCGCTGCCGCCGCTCGACGAGCAGGCGGTGGCCGAGGTGTTCGCCCTGGCCAGGGAGGGCGACGAGCAGGCGTGCAAGGCCGTGGACCGGTACAACCAGCGGCTCGTGCACGACGTGGCGGCCCTGGTGCTGGCGCTCGACCCGGAGCTGGTGGTCATCGGCGGCTGGGCGGCGGGGCTCGACGGCGTACTGGCGCCGCTGCGCACCGAGCTGTCGCGCTACTGCCTGCGGCCGCCGCAGGTGACGCTGTCGATGCTGGGCGAGGCGGCGGTGGCGACCGGGGCGCTGCGGGTGGCTCTGGACCACGTGGAGGAGCAGCTCTTCGCGGTGGAGGGCACGGCGACCGCGCGTCGCTGA
- a CDS encoding Imm51 family immunity protein, whose protein sequence is MTIHLHDFDGEHSLTLDAGGLAADAAVVAAGHEPNGYFWEGLARFAWPDIAQHVDFDSEAGMFCAVGSSSDLARLKTAVESVITSPEAVRDIIARAEASGFEFDD, encoded by the coding sequence GTGACCATCCACCTCCATGACTTCGATGGCGAGCACTCGCTGACGTTGGATGCCGGCGGCCTGGCTGCCGATGCCGCAGTAGTTGCCGCCGGGCACGAGCCAAACGGGTACTTCTGGGAGGGTCTCGCGCGGTTTGCCTGGCCGGATATTGCTCAGCACGTCGATTTCGACAGCGAGGCTGGCATGTTCTGCGCGGTCGGCAGTTCAAGCGACCTCGCGCGACTCAAGACGGCCGTCGAATCCGTTATCACGAGCCCCGAGGCAGTCCGCGACATCATTGCCCGTGCGGAGGCTTCGGGCTTCGAGTTCGACGACTGA
- a CDS encoding GntR family transcriptional regulator → MGTTQLDTVPEPKYWHLKTVLAEALDSEFAVGEILPNERDLAARFGVARATLRQALEQLELEGRLQRRRGVGTTVAPPRVGVDVSASPYDWPGVAADSWQPTECTRAVPPAAVARHLESEPAEETHVVRRVRMGHGQSVAAELLYVPAASVPDLSGIDAPSGPALARSVLRELARLELEGQDRAVELGSAGAVDAKELDRLPGAPVLVVTTRYFSGGRTAAVSVATYRADTCRLTFGAHGDLEISHDDDRRRAS, encoded by the coding sequence GTGGGGACCACGCAGCTCGACACGGTGCCGGAGCCTAAGTACTGGCACCTCAAGACCGTCTTGGCCGAAGCACTCGACTCCGAGTTCGCGGTCGGCGAGATCCTGCCCAACGAACGTGATCTCGCCGCCCGTTTCGGCGTCGCCCGCGCCACGCTGCGCCAGGCGCTGGAGCAACTGGAGCTCGAAGGACGCCTCCAGCGCCGCCGCGGCGTCGGCACCACCGTCGCGCCGCCGCGCGTGGGCGTGGACGTCTCCGCGTCGCCGTACGACTGGCCGGGCGTCGCCGCGGACTCCTGGCAGCCGACCGAGTGCACCCGCGCCGTGCCCCCCGCGGCCGTCGCCCGCCACCTCGAGAGCGAGCCGGCCGAGGAGACGCACGTCGTCCGCCGGGTGCGGATGGGCCACGGCCAGTCCGTCGCCGCCGAACTGCTCTACGTGCCGGCGGCCTCGGTGCCCGACCTGTCCGGCATAGACGCACCCTCCGGCCCCGCCCTCGCCCGCAGCGTGCTGCGCGAGCTCGCCCGGCTCGAACTGGAGGGCCAGGACCGGGCCGTGGAGCTCGGCTCCGCGGGCGCCGTGGACGCCAAGGAACTCGACCGGCTCCCCGGGGCTCCCGTCCTCGTCGTCACCACCCGCTACTTCTCCGGCGGCCGGACCGCGGCCGTCTCGGTGGCGACCTACCGCGCCGACACCTGCCGACTGACCTTCGGCGCCCACGGCGACCTGGAGATCAGCCACGACGACGACCGGCGCCGCGCCTCCTGA
- a CDS encoding RNA polymerase sigma-70 factor yields MATDTVNDVFEEHRSLLTGVAYRMLGRVADAEDVVQEAWLRWSAADRGDVREPRGWLVRVTTRLAIDRLRHIGSRRESYVGPWLPEPIVTDFGPEVPDTAERAVLADSVSLAVLVVLETLSPPERAVFVLREAFGFPYAEIAATLEKSEAAVRQLAGRARRHVGERRHRYDVDPVQCRDLTERFLAAAAGGDLARLLSLLAPDAVLVGDSGGKSKAPLRVIRTADKVGRFLFSVSREPLDGMETRFVEANGAPALLVLTDGRPDSLFQVEAVEGRIVCVYIVRNPDKLAALAAPGAL; encoded by the coding sequence GTGGCAACCGACACCGTGAACGACGTCTTCGAAGAGCACCGGTCCCTGCTGACCGGCGTCGCCTACCGCATGCTCGGCAGGGTCGCCGACGCCGAGGACGTGGTGCAGGAGGCGTGGCTGCGCTGGTCCGCCGCCGACCGCGGCGACGTGCGCGAACCCCGCGGCTGGCTCGTCCGGGTGACCACCCGCCTCGCGATCGACCGGCTGCGCCACATCGGCTCCCGCCGCGAGTCCTACGTCGGCCCCTGGCTGCCCGAGCCGATCGTCACCGACTTCGGCCCCGAGGTCCCGGACACCGCCGAACGCGCCGTCCTCGCGGACTCCGTGTCCCTCGCCGTCCTCGTCGTGCTGGAGACGCTCTCCCCTCCGGAGCGCGCGGTGTTCGTGCTCCGCGAGGCGTTCGGGTTCCCGTACGCCGAGATCGCGGCCACCCTGGAGAAGTCCGAGGCCGCCGTGCGCCAGCTCGCCGGGCGCGCCCGGCGGCACGTCGGGGAGCGCCGGCACCGCTACGACGTGGACCCGGTCCAGTGCCGCGACCTGACCGAGCGGTTCCTGGCCGCGGCCGCCGGCGGCGACCTGGCCCGGCTCCTCTCCCTCCTCGCGCCCGACGCGGTCCTGGTCGGCGACAGCGGCGGGAAGTCCAAGGCGCCGCTGCGCGTCATCCGCACCGCGGACAAGGTGGGCCGCTTCCTGTTCTCCGTCAGCCGCGAGCCCCTCGACGGCATGGAGACGCGGTTCGTCGAGGCCAACGGCGCGCCCGCGCTGCTGGTGCTGACCGACGGCCGCCCGGACAGCCTCTTCCAGGTGGAGGCGGTGGAGGGGCGCATCGTCTGCGTCTACATCGTCCGCAACCCCGACAAGCTCGCCGCCCTGGCCGCCCCCGGGGCCCTCTGA
- a CDS encoding alpha/beta fold hydrolase: MAEEISFSVTTGRGGAPLTLGYERRGAGEPLLLLHGIGHHWQAWEPVLEILAAEREVIAVDLPGFGSSGPLPDGLPYDLPTVAAALDAFCRELSVERPHVAGNSLGGLLALELGRRRRVRSVTALSPAGFWSPGERVYAFTALRAMRLGAVAMPPPVIERLSRGAAGRAALLSLIYARTGRRSPGAAVAETHALRDATGFHRTLAAGGNTLFADDVREVPVTIAWGDRDRLLLPRQGVRAKRTIPGARLVRLRGCGHVPMNDDPAQVARVVLDGSR; this comes from the coding sequence ATGGCCGAAGAGATCTCCTTCTCCGTCACCACCGGCCGGGGCGGCGCGCCGCTGACCCTGGGCTACGAACGCCGTGGGGCCGGCGAGCCCCTGCTGCTGCTCCACGGCATCGGTCACCACTGGCAGGCCTGGGAACCGGTGCTGGAGATCCTCGCCGCCGAGCGCGAGGTCATCGCCGTCGACCTGCCCGGCTTCGGCTCGTCCGGCCCGCTGCCGGACGGCCTGCCGTACGACCTCCCCACCGTCGCCGCGGCGCTCGACGCGTTCTGCCGGGAACTCTCGGTGGAACGCCCCCATGTCGCGGGCAACTCGCTGGGCGGCCTGCTCGCGCTGGAGCTGGGGCGCCGGCGGCGCGTGAGGTCCGTCACCGCACTGTCCCCGGCGGGCTTCTGGTCGCCGGGCGAGCGGGTGTACGCGTTCACCGCGCTGCGGGCGATGCGGCTCGGGGCCGTCGCGATGCCGCCGCCGGTGATCGAACGGCTGTCGCGGGGTGCGGCCGGCCGTGCGGCGCTGCTGAGCCTCATCTACGCGCGGACCGGGCGCCGTTCGCCCGGGGCGGCCGTGGCCGAGACCCATGCGCTGCGCGACGCCACCGGCTTCCACCGGACGCTGGCCGCGGGCGGGAACACGCTGTTCGCCGACGACGTGCGGGAGGTGCCGGTGACCATCGCCTGGGGCGACCGGGACAGGCTGCTGCTGCCCCGCCAGGGGGTGCGCGCCAAGCGGACGATCCCCGGGGCACGGCTGGTGCGGCTGCGGGGATGCGGCCATGTGCCGATGAACGACGATCCGGCGCAGGTGGCCCGGGTGGTGCTGGACGGGAGCCGCTGA